The following proteins are co-located in the Anas platyrhynchos isolate ZD024472 breed Pekin duck chromosome 1, IASCAAS_PekinDuck_T2T, whole genome shotgun sequence genome:
- the NOPCHAP1 gene encoding NOP protein chaperone 1 has translation MAAAPGASRELLAAGRRPGLEETLLISSKHSSKKATTLQTVRMPRSNVLDRVQSFLPQMAHANDELRRKMVTAPAHQFDIENLDGATEKVIEMNVAVVELSGSDTDEEILTSEDDSESEDDCTTDEVTIHNIKFPKQKEEKGKIEILDSKENE, from the exons ATGGCGGCGGCACCGGGCGCCTCCCGGGAGCTGCTGGCCGCGGGGCGCCGCCCAG GGCTAGAAGAGACATTACTGATTAGTTCAAAACATAGCAGCAAGAAGGCCACAACTTTACAGACGGTTAGGATGCCGAGGAGTAATG ttttggACAGAGTACAGAGCTTTTTACCACAGATGGCACATGCAAATGATGAgctaagaagaaaaatggtaaCAGCACCAGCTCATCAATTTGATATTGAAAATCTAGACGGCGCCACAGAAAAAGTTATAGAAATG aatgtgGCTGTAGTTGAACTGAGTGGTTCCGATACAGATGAAGAGATACTAACTTCAGAAGATGACTCAGAATCTGAAGATGACTGTACAACTGATGAAGTGACAATACACAATATTAAGTTTCctaaacaaaaggaagaaaagggcaAAATAGAAATTTTGGACAGCAAAGAGAATGAGtaa